In Elgaria multicarinata webbii isolate HBS135686 ecotype San Diego chromosome 19, rElgMul1.1.pri, whole genome shotgun sequence, a genomic segment contains:
- the ZBTB43 gene encoding zinc finger and BTB domain-containing protein 43: protein MEPGTNSFRVEFPDFSNTILQKLNQQRQQGQLCDVSIVVQGHLFRAHKAVLAASSPYFCDQVLLKNSRRIILPDVMNPRVFENILLSTYTGRLVMPAPEIVSYLTAASFLQMWHVVDKCTEVLEGNPSVLCQKLNRASDHQSPSSSNYNGLVESFELGPAGQTDFHKAQELRDGENEEESSKDELLSQLTEHEYLPSNSSTEHDRLSTGMTSQDGEEGASDGAEYQYTRPLYSKPSIMSHKRWIHVKTERFVQDCEGAEAHGPYDEHQVSESMNAAQADHSVQTSVPEDLRVSEKKMDTGFSGQANESNYDEQVDFYGSSMEEFSGERSDSTLNLQRQEAGGYGEGLDLPSRIKEENALSGFPTADKLYPCQCGKSFTHKSQRDRHMGMHLGLRPYGCGVCGKKFKMKHHLVGHMKIHTGIKPYECNICGKRFMWRDSFHRHVTSCTKSYQACKVEQNATEMN, encoded by the coding sequence ATGGAGCCAGGGACGAATTCTTTCAGAGTGGAGTTCCCCGACTTCTCTAACACCATCCTGCAGAAGCTGAACCAGCAGCGGCAACAAGGGCAGCTGTGTGATGTTTCTATCGTTGTCCAGGGCCATCTGTTCCGAGCCCATAAAGCCGTTCTGGCAGCCAGTTCCCCTTACTTCTGTGACCAAGTGCTCTTGAAAAACAGCCGGCGGATCATCCTGCCCGACGTCATGAACCCCCGAGTCTTTGAGAACATCCTCCTGTCGACGTACACTGGGCGGCTGGTGATGCCTGCCCCTGAGATTGTCAGCTACCTCACGGCAGCAAGCTTCCTTCAGATGTGGCATGTAGTAGACAAATGCACAGAGGTGTTGGAAGGGAACCCTTCGGTTCTTTGTCAAAAGCTCAATCGGGCCAGCGACCACCAGTCCCCGAGCAGCAGCAACTACAATGGCCTCGTGGAGAGCTTTGAGCTGGGGCCGGCGGGGCAGACGGACTTCCACAAAGCGCAGGAGCTGAGGGACGGTGAAAACGAAGAGGAAAGCTCGAAAGACGAGCTCTTGTCTCAGCTCACGGAGCACGAGTATCTTCCCAGCAACTCCTCCACGGAACATGACCGGCTGAGCACAGGGATGACCAGCCAGGACGGCGAGGAGGGAGCGAGCGACGGCGCTGAGTATCAGTACACCCGGCCTCTCTACAGCAAGCCGAGCATCATGTCGCACAAGCGATGGATCCATGTGAAAACAGAGAGGTTTGTGCAGGACTGTGAAGGGGCGGAGGCGCATGGCCCTTACGACGAGCATCAGGTATCCGAGTCGATGAACGCCGCTCAGGCAGATCACTCCGTCCAGACGTCCGTCCCAGAAGATCTCCGCGTCTCCGAGAAAAAGATGGACACAGGCTTCAGCGGGCAAGCCAATGAAAGCAATTACGACGAGCAAGTGGATTTCTATGGCTCTTCCATGGAAGAATTCTCCGGGGAACGCTCTGACAGCACTCTGAACCTTCAGAGACAGGAGGCTGGCGGTTACGGAGAAGGCCTCGATCTGCCTTCAAGGATCAAGGAAGAAAATGCCCTTTCCGGGTTCCCTACGGCTGACAAGCTTTACCCTTGCCAGTGCGGCAAAAGTTTTACACACAAGAGCCAGCGAGACCGCCATATGGGGATGCACCTTGGCCTCCGCCCTTACGGCTGTGGCGTGTGTGGCAAGAAGTTCAAAATGAAGCACCACCTGGTCGGCCACATGAAAATCCACACGGGCATCAAACCTTACGAGTGCAACATTTGCGGGAAAAGGTTTATGTGGAGGGACAGTTTTCATCGGCACGTGACTTCTTGCACCAAGTCGTACCAAGCCTGTAAGGTGGAGCAGAACGCTACTGAGATGAACTGA
- the ZBTB34 gene encoding zinc finger and BTB domain-containing protein 34, with protein sequence MDSSSFIQFDVPEYSSTVLSQLNELRLQGKLCDIIVHIQGQPFRAHKAVLAASSPYFRDHSALSTMSGLSISVIKNPEVFEQLLSFCYTGRMSLQLKDVVSFLTAASFLQMQCVIDKCTQILESIHSKISVGEVDSVTVGAEEAPENHNGVKDGSYFANPVEISPPYCSQVRQSASGSDLRMDTTPTKALRNRLQEEGHSDRGSSGSVSEYEVQIEGDHDQGDLVVRESQAAEVKVKMEKSDRPSCSDSSSLGDDGYHTEMVDGEQVVAVNVGSYSSVLQNAYSYSHGAAQSASVSETFGSLRNSSSSRSMLGSFRGRGRQKRVSASHLHSDVPALMQGADGESAANHPGYESSPRERNSRSHWYAYSERLICIYCGKSFNQKGSLDRHMRLHMGITPFVCKYCGKKYTRKDQLEYHIRGHTDDKPFRCEVCGKCFPFQGTLNQHLRKNHPGVAEVRSRVESPERTDAYMEQRDDDASAPETLDYSMDVHTSD encoded by the coding sequence ATGGACAGCAGCAGTTTCATCCAGTTTGACGTTCCTGAGTACAGCAGCACTGTACTGAGCCAGCTGAATGAACTTCGCCTGCAGGGGAAGCTTTGCGATATTATTGTGCACATTCAGGGTCAGCCGTTCAGAGCTCACAAAGCTGTTCTAGCTGCCAGTTCTCCCTATTTCCGTGACCATTCGGCGTTAAGTACTATGAGTGGCCTGTCAATATCAGTCATCAAAAACCCCGAAGTCTTCGAACAGTTGCTTTCTTTTTGTTACACTGGAAGGATGTCCTTGCAACTGAAGGATGTTGTCAGTTTTTTAACCGCAGCTAGTTTTCTACAGATGCAGTGCGTCATTGATAAGTGCACGCAGATACTCGAAAGTATCCATTCGAAGATCAGCGTTGGGGAAGTTGACTCCGTCACCGTCGGTGCTGAAGAAGCTCCGGAAAACCACAACGGAGTTAAAGATGGCAGTTACTTCGCCAATCCGGTTGAAATCTCTCCTCCCTATTGCTCTCAGGTGCGGCAGTCCGCTTCAGGCAGTGATCTGAGAATGGACACGACTCCAACCAAGGCGCTGCGCAACCGCCTGCAAGAAGAAGGACACTCCGACCGCGGAAGCAGCGGGAGCGTTTCGGAATACGAGGTGCAGATTGAAGGCGACCATGATCAAGGCGACTTGGTCGTTAGAGAGAGCCAGGCTGCTGAGGTGAAAGTGAAAATGGAGAAATCCGACCGGCCAAGTTGCTCAGACAGCTCTTCGCTTGGTGATGACGGGTACCACACGGAAATGGTGGATGGAGAGCAAGTGGTCGCCGTTAACGTTGGGTCCTATAGCTCCGTATTGCAGAATGCTTACTCGTATTCTCATGGTGCAGCCCAGTCCGCTAGTGTATCTGAAACTTTTGGAAGCCTGAGGAACTCCAGCTCCTCAAGATCCATGCTGGGCTCTTTCAGAGGGCGAGGGCGACAGAAACGGGTCTCCGCTAGCCACTTGCACAGCGACGTTCCGGCCCTGATGCAAGGAGCCGACGGTGAATCCGCAGCAAATCATCCGGGATATGAAAGCAGCCCGCGGGAAAGGAATTCGAGAAGTCACTGGTACGCGTACAGTGAAAGGTTGATCTGTATATACTGCGGGAAGTCTTTCAACCAGAAAGGGAGTCTTGATCGGCACATGAGATTACACATGGGAATTACGCCCTTTGTGTGCAAGTATTGCGGGAAGAAGTACACGCGCAAGGACCAACTCGAATACCACATCCGAGGCCACACAGATGACAAACCTTTCCGCTGCGAGGTCTGCGGGAAATGTTTTCCTTTCCAAGGTACTCTAAACCAGCACCTGCGAAAGAATCATCCTGGCGTAGCAGAAGTTAGGAGCAGAGTTGAATCTCCGGAAAGAACAGACGCCTATATGGAGCAGAGAGACGATGACGCTTCAGCCCCTGAAACGCTGGATTATAGCATGGATGTGCACACGTCTGATTAA